One Gloeobacter morelensis MG652769 DNA window includes the following coding sequences:
- a CDS encoding DNA polymerase III subunit gamma/tau has product MAYEPLHHKYRPQRFGDVVGQGPIVSTLTNALKAGRIAHAYLFTGSRGTGKTTTARLIAKALNCIHGPTSDPCGRCEHCLAIATGSALDVIEIDAASNTGVDNIRELIERAQFAPVQSRQKVYILDEVHMLSSAAFNCLLKTLEEPPAHVTFVLATTDPQKVLPTVISRCQRFDFRRIPLPDMVKHLEEIAWKEDIDIEHEAVELVAQIAQGGLRDAESLLDQLALLEGTIGAEQIWQLVGAVPERELLAIGECIQAGDSTRLIEQVRRLLDSGKEPLQVLQDLLGFYRDLLIAHTAPDRRDLVAVTAASWQQMCERAKTLSAPQLLALQERLRQAEPQIKNSTQPRLWLEVGLLGLLAPPGQTQPVALAPAAARPAAPVPAPPPRPAEERPAPPPPAAPRGVDERPNHPALQPPVEPTPPPRPQVPPPSIAPAAAMHRPARPPGSTPDGTSLRERWPEWIRLIPQPTQSLMSSSFWLEETPKRLVIGFTTEPLVKRASEPRRLKQIQEVLQQFLGRPIEVQFHIGKAPAAAPAAAVASSQSAAYTPPPVSFSPPAPPEVTPVSPTTVAPSSAAKPPLSDEEPDELDRAARGLAEFFNGEVISFDGEADELPGATQPGAAEVSDLDDDEDIPF; this is encoded by the coding sequence ATGGCCTACGAGCCCCTGCACCATAAGTATCGCCCCCAGCGCTTCGGCGATGTGGTGGGGCAGGGACCGATCGTCAGTACCCTCACCAACGCCCTCAAAGCGGGTCGCATCGCCCACGCGTATTTGTTTACCGGCTCGCGGGGCACCGGCAAAACCACTACCGCCCGGTTGATCGCCAAGGCCCTCAACTGTATCCACGGTCCCACCTCCGACCCCTGCGGGCGCTGCGAACACTGCCTGGCCATCGCCACCGGCAGCGCCCTCGATGTCATCGAGATCGACGCCGCCTCCAATACCGGTGTCGACAACATCCGCGAACTCATCGAGCGCGCCCAGTTCGCCCCGGTCCAGAGCAGACAAAAAGTATACATACTTGATGAAGTTCACATGCTCAGCTCTGCGGCTTTCAATTGCCTGCTCAAGACGCTGGAGGAGCCCCCTGCGCATGTAACCTTTGTACTGGCTACTACCGATCCCCAGAAGGTGCTGCCTACGGTGATCTCTCGCTGCCAGCGCTTCGATTTTCGGCGCATCCCGCTTCCGGACATGGTCAAGCATCTGGAGGAAATTGCCTGGAAAGAGGACATCGATATCGAGCACGAGGCGGTCGAACTGGTGGCGCAGATTGCCCAGGGCGGGTTGCGCGACGCTGAGAGTCTGCTCGATCAGCTCGCTTTGCTCGAAGGGACCATCGGTGCAGAACAGATCTGGCAACTGGTGGGGGCGGTTCCCGAGCGGGAATTGCTCGCCATCGGCGAGTGCATCCAGGCCGGGGACAGCACGCGGCTCATCGAGCAGGTGCGCCGGTTGCTCGACAGCGGCAAGGAGCCCCTGCAGGTGCTGCAGGATCTGCTCGGGTTCTACCGGGATCTGCTCATCGCCCACACCGCCCCCGATCGCCGGGATCTGGTGGCGGTGACCGCCGCGAGCTGGCAGCAGATGTGCGAGCGGGCGAAGACCTTGAGTGCTCCGCAGCTGCTGGCGCTGCAGGAGCGATTGCGCCAGGCGGAACCGCAGATCAAAAACTCCACCCAACCGAGGCTGTGGCTGGAGGTGGGGTTGCTGGGACTGCTGGCTCCCCCCGGCCAAACGCAGCCGGTTGCACTCGCCCCGGCTGCGGCCAGACCTGCCGCTCCAGTCCCGGCCCCACCACCGCGCCCGGCTGAGGAGCGTCCGGCTCCGCCGCCGCCTGCTGCGCCCCGTGGGGTCGATGAGCGGCCCAACCACCCTGCACTGCAACCGCCGGTCGAGCCAACCCCGCCCCCACGCCCACAGGTTCCACCCCCCTCGATTGCACCGGCGGCGGCCATGCACCGGCCTGCCAGACCGCCGGGATCCACCCCCGACGGCACAAGCCTGCGCGAGCGGTGGCCGGAGTGGATCCGCCTGATTCCCCAGCCGACCCAGAGCCTGATGTCTTCGAGCTTCTGGCTGGAGGAGACTCCCAAGCGCCTGGTCATCGGCTTTACCACCGAGCCCCTGGTCAAGCGGGCCAGCGAGCCCCGGCGCCTCAAGCAGATTCAGGAAGTGCTCCAGCAATTTTTGGGCCGGCCGATCGAAGTGCAGTTCCATATCGGCAAAGCCCCTGCTGCCGCACCGGCCGCTGCGGTTGCCTCCTCCCAGTCGGCCGCCTACACTCCGCCCCCGGTGAGTTTTAGCCCGCCGGCACCTCCTGAAGTAACCCCTGTTTCTCCGACGACCGTCGCGCCGTCGAGCGCGGCAAAGCCGCCGCTCAGCGACGAGGAACCGGACGAACTCGACCGCGCCGCCCGCGGCCTCGCCGAATTTTTTAACGGCGAGGTGATCAGCTTCGACGGCGAAGCGGACGAGCTGCCCGGTGCCACCCAGCCCGGCGCCGCCGAGGTGAGCGACCTCGATGACGACGAAGACATTCCGTTTTGA